In a single window of the Sediminicoccus sp. KRV36 genome:
- a CDS encoding TetR family transcriptional regulator, translating to MSIPAPDQAILSAFWRVLAGSGWHGLTLRAVAAEAGLPLADLRRHFTCPLEILGAHQRAVDAGVLEGTVEDMSSTARDRLFDVLMRRLDALQPDRPGVVRLLHDLPRAPLLALWFARRNLSAMAWMLEAAGLDAAGPAGLARAQGLGAVWLAALRAWEKDESEDLSATMAALDRALDQADRVARWLRWAPVEASASDAPMEAGPDAEPATEVN from the coding sequence ATGAGCATTCCCGCCCCCGACCAAGCGATCCTCAGCGCCTTCTGGCGCGTTCTGGCCGGCAGTGGCTGGCATGGCCTGACGCTGCGCGCCGTCGCGGCCGAGGCCGGCCTGCCCCTGGCTGATCTGCGGCGCCACTTCACCTGCCCGCTGGAAATCCTGGGCGCGCATCAGCGCGCAGTGGATGCCGGCGTGCTGGAAGGCACGGTGGAGGATATGAGCAGCACCGCCCGGGACCGACTGTTCGATGTGCTGATGCGCCGGCTGGACGCGCTCCAGCCGGACCGCCCGGGCGTGGTCCGGCTGCTGCATGACCTGCCACGCGCCCCCCTGTTGGCGCTGTGGTTCGCCCGCCGCAATCTCAGCGCCATGGCCTGGATGCTGGAAGCGGCCGGGCTGGATGCCGCGGGGCCCGCCGGTCTGGCGCGGGCGCAGGGCCTGGGTGCCGTCTGGCTCGCCGCCCTTCGCGCCTGGGAAAAAGATGAGAGCGAGGACCTCTCGGCCACCATGGCCGCGCTGGATCGCGCCCTGGACCAGGCCGACCGTGTGGCCCGGTGGTTGCGCTGGGCGCCAGTGGAGGCTTCGGCGTCCGACGCCCCCATGGAGGCCGGCCCTGACGCGGAACCTGCAACGGAAGTGAATTGA
- a CDS encoding tripartite tricarboxylate transporter substrate binding protein: protein MPTLTRRAALLGVPALAAPAFSPRASAQAAWPDRPIRWIVNFPPGGAADTLSRILAPVVSARLGQPVVVENRPGAGGALGADILAKAPGDRFVVMMSSAASHGIGPVLYRNPPYDALRDFSHIRLVGTFPSVLAVNLDFPARNLAEYLAVARQRPVTYGSGGNGTLNHLVGQVLARAAGVELTHVPYRGSAPALTDTIGGQIPSIMESLPIALPHLRGGRLRALATSEATRPASLPDVPTFAEQGFPQVTSSNWFGFSAPAGLPPDIIARWDAEIAQALADPAVVERFGTIGVRPGAEGPAGYTALITGELDRWRAVIAAGNITPD, encoded by the coding sequence ATGCCCACCCTCACCCGCCGTGCCGCATTGCTGGGCGTGCCTGCGCTGGCGGCCCCGGCCTTCAGCCCCCGCGCCTCGGCCCAGGCCGCCTGGCCGGACCGGCCGATCCGCTGGATCGTGAATTTCCCGCCCGGCGGTGCGGCCGATACCCTTTCGCGCATCCTGGCGCCGGTGGTGAGTGCCAGGCTGGGCCAGCCGGTGGTGGTGGAGAATCGGCCAGGTGCCGGTGGCGCGCTGGGGGCGGATATCCTGGCGAAGGCCCCGGGCGACCGCTTCGTGGTGATGATGTCCTCCGCCGCCTCGCACGGAATCGGGCCAGTGCTGTATCGCAACCCGCCCTACGATGCCCTGCGTGATTTCTCGCATATCCGGCTGGTTGGCACCTTTCCCTCCGTGCTGGCGGTGAACCTCGATTTTCCCGCGCGCAACCTGGCCGAGTACCTCGCCGTGGCACGCCAGCGACCGGTGACCTATGGGTCGGGTGGCAATGGCACGCTGAACCATCTGGTGGGGCAGGTGCTGGCGCGTGCGGCGGGGGTGGAGTTGACCCATGTGCCCTATCGCGGCTCGGCGCCCGCATTGACGGATACGATCGGCGGGCAAATCCCCTCCATCATGGAAAGCCTACCCATCGCGCTGCCGCATCTGCGTGGCGGGCGCCTGCGCGCGCTGGCGACGAGCGAGGCCACGCGCCCCGCCTCGCTGCCTGACGTGCCGACCTTCGCCGAGCAGGGCTTCCCGCAGGTGACCTCCAGCAACTGGTTCGGCTTTTCGGCACCGGCCGGGCTGCCGCCGGACATCATCGCGCGGTGGGACGCCGAAATCGCCCAGGCCCTGGCCGACCCGGCGGTGGTGGAGCGCTTCGGCACCATCGGCGTCCGGCCCGGCGCGGAGGGGCCGGCGGGCTACACGGCGCTGATCACGGGTGAGTTGGACCGATGGCGGGCGGTGATCGCCGCGGGCAACATCACGCCGGATTGA
- a CDS encoding amidohydrolase family protein, translating into MEFDLLLRRARLADAEGLVDIGVTGGIITAIAPDLGMTAGEVVDAAGSFVSPGFVETHIHLDKSGIIDRCGCAPGRNPHRAMERVSAIKHTFTVEDVNARARATLERAISHGTMTMRTHCEVDPMVGMRGFHGVKALVDAYRWAIDLEICVMPQEGLLDSPGTEELMVEALKSGATVIGAAPNYDRDRHGQIRRIFELAREFDVDVDMHLDSGFNPDDLDLTLVCELTDKLGWGGRVAFGHGTKIASATPEHQDRIGRMMANSGVSLAVLPATDLFLMGRDQDHDIRRGVVDAHRLMAQGALCNLSTNNVQNPFTPFGDAQLIRMANLYANVVQRGDAAELRQTWDMFTANSARVLRLKQYGIALGNPADLVVVDAPDPVAALRGISPVLMGFKRGRRSFSRARAELHPPG; encoded by the coding sequence ATGGAATTCGATCTGCTGCTGCGCCGCGCCCGCCTTGCCGATGCCGAGGGCCTTGTGGATATCGGCGTCACGGGCGGCATCATCACCGCCATCGCCCCTGATTTGGGAATGACGGCGGGCGAAGTGGTGGATGCGGCTGGCAGCTTCGTCTCCCCCGGCTTCGTCGAGACGCATATCCATCTCGACAAGAGCGGCATCATTGATCGCTGCGGCTGCGCGCCCGGACGCAATCCGCACCGCGCGATGGAGCGCGTCTCCGCCATCAAGCACACCTTCACGGTCGAGGATGTGAACGCCCGCGCGCGGGCCACCCTGGAACGAGCCATCAGCCACGGCACCATGACCATGCGCACCCATTGCGAGGTGGACCCGATGGTGGGCATGCGTGGCTTCCATGGCGTGAAGGCGCTGGTAGACGCCTATCGCTGGGCGATCGATCTGGAAATCTGCGTGATGCCGCAGGAGGGCCTGCTGGACAGCCCCGGCACCGAGGAACTCATGGTCGAGGCGCTGAAATCAGGCGCCACCGTGATCGGTGCCGCACCCAATTATGACCGGGATCGCCATGGCCAGATCCGCCGCATCTTTGAGCTCGCGCGCGAGTTCGACGTGGATGTGGACATGCATCTGGACAGCGGCTTCAACCCGGATGACCTGGACCTGACGCTGGTCTGCGAACTCACGGACAAGCTGGGCTGGGGCGGCCGCGTCGCCTTCGGACATGGCACGAAGATCGCCAGCGCCACGCCCGAGCATCAGGACCGCATCGGCCGGATGATGGCCAATTCCGGCGTCTCACTCGCTGTACTGCCGGCGACGGACCTCTTCCTGATGGGGCGTGACCAGGACCATGACATCCGGCGCGGGGTGGTGGATGCGCATCGGCTGATGGCGCAGGGCGCCTTGTGCAACCTCTCCACCAACAATGTGCAGAATCCCTTCACGCCCTTCGGTGACGCGCAATTGATCCGCATGGCCAATCTCTACGCCAATGTGGTGCAGCGCGGCGATGCGGCGGAGCTGCGCCAGACCTGGGACATGTTCACGGCGAATTCCGCCCGCGTGCTGCGGCTGAAGCAATATGGCATCGCCTTGGGCAATCCCGCTGATCTCGTGGTGGTGGACGCGCCGGACCCTGTTGCGGCGCTGCGTGGCATCTCGCCCGTGCTGATGGGCTTCAAGCGCGGCCGGCGGAGCTTTTCCCGGGCCCGGGCGGAGCTGCATCCGCCGGGGTGA
- a CDS encoding DUF1622 domain-containing protein, whose amino-acid sequence MHLIHPPEELESAVAAAAAWLKLGTEALSVAIILASMAIALARLLAGLLRRPAGDVRMGLARGLSLALEFQLAADIVGTAISPDWDQIGKLAAVAAIRTFLNYFLQRELAGEAATASAPFTPADAAPPGPGKSSAGRA is encoded by the coding sequence ATGCACCTGATCCATCCACCCGAGGAACTGGAATCCGCCGTGGCCGCCGCTGCCGCCTGGCTGAAGCTGGGCACCGAGGCGCTGAGTGTGGCCATCATTCTCGCTTCCATGGCCATCGCGCTGGCGCGGCTCCTGGCCGGGCTGCTGCGCCGGCCAGCGGGCGATGTGCGCATGGGGCTGGCGCGCGGCCTGTCCCTCGCGCTGGAATTTCAGCTGGCGGCCGATATCGTCGGCACGGCGATCTCGCCCGATTGGGACCAGATCGGCAAGCTGGCCGCCGTGGCGGCGATCCGCACCTTCCTGAACTACTTCCTGCAACGCGAATTGGCGGGCGAGGCAGCGACGGCCAGCGCGCCGTTCACCCCGGCGGATGCAGCTCCGCCCGGGCCCGGGAAAAGCTCCGCCGGCCGCGCTTGA
- the fahA gene encoding fumarylacetoacetase, with protein MLDETHDPKRQSWVLSANGHPDFPIQNLPLGLFTPPGGGVPRAGVAIGDAILELEGEAQDGSLNALLGRGGQARQALRARLSAALAKGSAEQARLTPLLHDASACTLHVPGRIGDYTDFYVGIHHATAAGKLFRPDNPLLPNYKHVPIGYHGRASSIIPSGTAFRRPRGQLARPGGPEFGACEKLDYELEIGIWIGPGNAQGTPIPIAEAAAHIAGFCLLNDWSARDIQAWEYQPLGPFLGKSFATSISPWIVTPEALAPFRIAQPPRPPGDPAPLPYLTDAEDQARGGFDIALEAWLVTPGLAARGLAPHRIADSNARHMYWTVAQMVAHHSSNGCNLNSGDLFGSGTISGPERDGYASLLEATQGGTQPMRLASGEERRFLEDGDEVILRAQARRTGFLSIGFGECRGRVLPAA; from the coding sequence ATGCTCGACGAAACGCACGACCCCAAGCGGCAGAGCTGGGTTCTCTCCGCAAATGGCCATCCGGATTTCCCCATCCAGAATCTGCCGCTTGGCCTCTTCACGCCACCTGGCGGGGGCGTACCGCGAGCCGGCGTCGCCATCGGCGATGCCATCCTGGAACTCGAGGGCGAGGCGCAGGATGGCTCCCTGAACGCGCTGCTCGGCCGGGGGGGCCAGGCGCGGCAGGCCTTGCGGGCCAGGCTCTCCGCCGCCCTGGCGAAGGGCAGCGCCGAGCAGGCCAGGCTGACGCCGCTGCTGCACGACGCTTCGGCCTGCACGCTGCATGTGCCGGGCCGCATCGGGGACTACACGGATTTCTACGTCGGGATCCATCATGCCACCGCCGCGGGCAAGCTGTTCCGGCCGGACAATCCTCTGCTGCCCAACTACAAGCATGTCCCCATCGGCTATCACGGTCGTGCTTCCTCGATCATCCCCTCGGGTACCGCATTTCGCCGCCCCAGGGGCCAGCTTGCGCGGCCTGGCGGCCCGGAATTCGGCGCTTGCGAAAAGCTGGATTACGAATTGGAGATCGGCATCTGGATCGGCCCCGGAAATGCGCAGGGCACGCCCATTCCGATCGCGGAAGCAGCCGCGCATATCGCCGGATTCTGCCTGCTGAATGACTGGTCCGCGCGCGATATCCAGGCCTGGGAGTATCAGCCGCTCGGGCCCTTCCTCGGCAAGAGCTTCGCCACCAGCATCAGCCCATGGATCGTGACGCCCGAGGCGCTGGCGCCCTTCCGCATCGCCCAGCCGCCCCGCCCGCCCGGCGACCCAGCACCCTTGCCCTACCTGACCGACGCCGAGGACCAGGCAAGGGGCGGGTTTGACATCGCGCTGGAGGCCTGGCTGGTCACGCCGGGCCTTGCCGCCCGGGGCCTTGCTCCACATCGGATCGCCGACAGCAACGCGCGGCACATGTACTGGACCGTGGCGCAGATGGTGGCGCATCACAGCTCCAACGGGTGCAACCTGAACAGCGGGGACTTGTTCGGTTCGGGCACCATCTCCGGGCCGGAACGCGATGGCTATGCGAGCCTGCTGGAAGCGACACAGGGCGGCACCCAGCCGATGCGGCTTGCCTCGGGCGAGGAGCGCCGCTTCCTGGAGGATGGCGATGAGGTGATCCTGCGCGCCCAGGCACGGCGCACGGGGTTCCTCTCCATCGGCTTCGGCGAATGCCGCGGGCGCGTTTTGCCCGCAGCCTGA
- a CDS encoding UDP-2,3-diacylglucosamine diphosphatase, giving the protein MPSRGPKLQLRSVFVSDIHLGTRGARSDLLLDFLARVECEHLYLVGDVIDGWRLRKAWYWHEEFDAVMRAVLDHAERGTQVTYIPGNHDEMFREWLGLEIAGVKLRREAVHEGADGRQFLVIHGDEFDGVIRYAKFLAYLGDWAYDTALVLNRWFNLGRRKFGYPYWSLSQWLKRQVKEAVKAIDRFEVALAGEARRRGLDGVICGHIHHAEMRMVNGIMYMNDGDWVESCTALVEHADGRFELLDWAAMQRAPLPMREVLPA; this is encoded by the coding sequence ATGCCCTCACGTGGTCCGAAGCTCCAGCTTCGCAGCGTCTTCGTCTCCGACATCCATCTGGGCACGCGCGGCGCGCGTTCCGACTTGCTGCTGGATTTCCTGGCCAGGGTGGAGTGCGAGCATCTCTACCTGGTGGGCGATGTGATTGACGGCTGGCGCCTGCGCAAGGCCTGGTACTGGCATGAGGAGTTCGACGCGGTGATGCGCGCCGTGCTCGACCATGCCGAGCGCGGCACGCAGGTCACCTATATTCCCGGCAATCATGACGAGATGTTCCGCGAATGGCTGGGCCTGGAAATCGCCGGCGTGAAGCTGCGCCGTGAGGCCGTGCATGAAGGCGCCGATGGCCGCCAGTTCCTGGTGATCCATGGTGATGAATTCGACGGCGTGATCCGCTATGCCAAGTTCCTCGCCTATCTGGGCGACTGGGCCTATGACACGGCTCTGGTGCTGAACCGCTGGTTCAACCTGGGCCGGCGCAAATTCGGCTACCCCTACTGGTCCCTCTCGCAATGGTTGAAGCGCCAGGTCAAGGAGGCCGTGAAGGCGATTGACCGGTTCGAGGTGGCGCTGGCCGGCGAAGCCAGGCGCCGCGGGCTGGATGGCGTGATCTGCGGCCATATCCACCACGCCGAAATGCGCATGGTGAACGGCATCATGTACATGAATGACGGAGACTGGGTGGAAAGCTGCACCGCGCTGGTCGAGCATGCCGATGGCCGGTTCGAGCTGCTGGACTGGGCCGCGATGCAGCGCGCGCCGCTTCCCATGCGGGAGGTGCTTCCCGCCTGA
- a CDS encoding glycosyltransferase family 1 protein, producing MKLVIISDAWRPQVNGVVRTLERVAAELIALGDEVEVIGPDRFRSFAMPGYADIRLAVLPRAALARMLDALRPDALHIATEGPLGFAARAICIRRGWRFTTSFHTRFAEYIAARTRLPPGPIWALLRRFHNAGAGTFAATPSLQQELAQRGFRRILPWTRGVDLRLFQEGARDAWAGLPRPIFLYAGRVAVEKNIAAFLELQLPGTKVVVGDGPQRASLQARYPSVHFAGWRHGEALAHAYRGADVMVFPSRTDTFGLVLLEAMACGTPVAAFPVMGPRDVVGQGGVLDEDLRRACLAAMDVPRAMARAEAERFSWPACAAAFKAHLIEI from the coding sequence ATGAAGCTGGTCATCATCTCCGATGCCTGGCGCCCGCAGGTCAATGGCGTCGTGCGCACGCTGGAGCGTGTGGCGGCGGAATTGATCGCGCTCGGCGACGAGGTGGAGGTGATCGGCCCCGATCGGTTTCGCAGCTTCGCGATGCCGGGCTATGCCGATATCCGCCTCGCGGTCCTGCCGCGCGCCGCGCTGGCCCGCATGCTGGACGCGCTGCGGCCGGATGCGCTGCACATCGCCACCGAAGGGCCGCTGGGCTTCGCCGCGCGGGCCATCTGCATCCGGCGCGGCTGGCGCTTCACCACCAGCTTCCACACCCGCTTCGCCGAATACATCGCGGCGCGCACGCGGCTTCCACCAGGCCCCATCTGGGCGCTGCTGCGCCGCTTCCACAATGCGGGTGCGGGCACCTTCGCCGCCACGCCGAGCCTGCAGCAGGAGCTGGCCCAGCGTGGCTTCCGGCGCATCCTGCCCTGGACGCGCGGCGTGGATCTGCGGCTGTTCCAGGAAGGTGCGCGCGATGCCTGGGCGGGCCTGCCCAGGCCCATCTTCCTCTATGCCGGGCGCGTCGCCGTCGAGAAGAACATCGCGGCCTTCCTGGAGCTGCAGCTGCCCGGCACCAAGGTCGTGGTCGGCGATGGGCCGCAGCGTGCCTCGCTCCAGGCTCGCTATCCTTCGGTGCATTTCGCGGGCTGGCGCCATGGGGAGGCATTGGCGCATGCCTATCGCGGCGCGGATGTGATGGTCTTCCCCTCGCGCACCGATACATTTGGCCTGGTGCTGCTCGAAGCCATGGCCTGCGGCACGCCCGTCGCGGCCTTTCCGGTGATGGGCCCGCGCGATGTGGTGGGCCAGGGCGGCGTGCTGGACGAGGATCTGCGCCGCGCCTGCCTGGCCGCGATGGATGTGCCGCGCGCCATGGCCCGGGCCGAGGCGGAGCGCTTCTCCTGGCCGGCATGCGCCGCTGCCTTCAAGGCGCATCTGATCGAGATCTGA
- a CDS encoding lysophospholipid acyltransferase family protein codes for MLRRLTRHPAFKALAAKLLGLYLALVYRTTRWQLIGGAEIDAAFAAHGNVIAAFWHENLPVMPHLWRVGRARAGIPSAHVLVSRHRDGRFIGDIVTRFELNMVHASTSKGGAAGMLAMARLIRTGAMMVITPDGPRGPRREAAPGVAQLAALSGKPVLPCAGRLAFTIGLRSWDRMEIPLPFGRGVIVAGPAVSVARDAPEAALPAITAALDAACDAADAAIGRPRR; via the coding sequence ATGCTGCGCCGGCTGACGCGCCACCCGGCCTTCAAGGCCCTCGCCGCCAAACTCCTGGGGCTTTACCTCGCGCTGGTCTATCGGACCACGCGCTGGCAGCTGATCGGCGGCGCGGAGATTGACGCGGCCTTTGCCGCGCACGGCAATGTCATCGCCGCCTTCTGGCATGAGAACCTGCCCGTGATGCCGCATCTCTGGCGTGTCGGGCGTGCGCGCGCCGGCATCCCCTCGGCCCATGTGCTGGTCTCGCGGCATCGCGATGGCCGCTTCATCGGGGATATCGTGACGCGCTTCGAGCTGAACATGGTCCATGCCTCCACCTCCAAGGGGGGTGCTGCGGGCATGCTCGCCATGGCGCGGCTGATCCGCACGGGCGCGATGATGGTCATCACGCCGGACGGCCCGCGCGGCCCCCGGCGGGAGGCGGCACCCGGCGTGGCGCAACTGGCGGCCCTCAGCGGCAAGCCTGTACTGCCCTGCGCCGGGCGGCTCGCTTTCACCATCGGCCTGCGCAGCTGGGACCGGATGGAAATCCCGCTGCCTTTCGGCCGTGGCGTGATCGTCGCCGGTCCGGCCGTCAGCGTGGCACGGGATGCGCCGGAGGCCGCGCTGCCCGCCATCACCGCCGCGCTGGACGCCGCCTGTGACGCCGCCGATGCGGCGATTGGCCGGCCGCGGCGATGA
- a CDS encoding 3-deoxy-D-manno-octulosonic acid transferase, with protein sequence MSGAWHHLAGLAAPALRWNLRRRVARDKEDPARLAEREGHGAARPPGRLIWLHAASVGESLAILPLMEALAARDPALTMLVTTGTVTSARLLPQRLPDALRGRVLHRYAPLDVPAWVARFLDGWRPDAAGFVESELWPNTLAATHGRGIPLALLNARISDRTAARWGRWAPGFARDLLGRFRLIMPRSAQDAARLQALGAQGLTPPGDLKLAAPPLPVDAAALTELRGAIGGRPVLLAASTHPGEEAQIMAAAAELRGSWPQLLTILAPRHPERGAELGEAPRRSLGQGPDAGPLYIADTMGEMGLLYRAADIAFIGGSLVPHGGQNPLEAARLGCPMIFGPHMENFQEASGGLLAAGGARQVQDAAALAATMADMLTHPDASAAMARAAGAWVSSASDLPGRMAEALLALVGPDGAVEKA encoded by the coding sequence ATGAGTGGCGCCTGGCATCACCTGGCAGGGCTGGCGGCCCCCGCGCTTCGCTGGAATCTCCGCCGCCGCGTGGCGCGGGACAAGGAAGACCCCGCCCGCCTCGCGGAGCGCGAAGGCCATGGCGCCGCCCGGCCGCCGGGCCGGCTGATCTGGCTGCATGCGGCCAGCGTGGGCGAGAGCCTGGCCATCCTCCCGCTGATGGAGGCGCTGGCTGCGCGGGACCCGGCCCTCACGATGCTGGTGACCACCGGCACCGTGACCTCCGCCCGCCTGCTGCCGCAGCGCCTGCCCGATGCGCTGCGCGGGCGGGTCCTGCATCGCTATGCGCCGCTTGATGTGCCCGCATGGGTGGCGCGCTTCCTCGATGGCTGGCGGCCGGATGCGGCGGGCTTCGTGGAGAGCGAGCTTTGGCCCAATACGCTCGCCGCCACCCATGGCCGCGGCATTCCGCTCGCGCTGCTGAATGCGCGAATCTCGGACCGGACGGCCGCGCGCTGGGGACGCTGGGCGCCTGGCTTCGCGCGGGATCTGCTGGGGCGTTTCCGCCTGATCATGCCGCGCTCCGCCCAGGATGCCGCGCGGCTCCAGGCGCTGGGCGCACAGGGATTGACGCCGCCGGGGGATCTGAAGCTCGCCGCCCCGCCGCTGCCGGTGGATGCCGCGGCACTGACTGAACTGCGCGGCGCGATCGGCGGGCGGCCCGTGCTGCTGGCCGCCAGCACCCATCCCGGCGAAGAAGCGCAGATCATGGCCGCCGCGGCCGAGCTGCGCGGTTCCTGGCCGCAATTGCTCACCATCCTCGCGCCACGCCACCCCGAGCGCGGGGCGGAGCTGGGTGAGGCGCCCCGGCGCAGCCTGGGCCAGGGGCCGGATGCGGGGCCGCTCTACATCGCCGATACGATGGGGGAGATGGGCCTGCTGTACCGCGCCGCTGACATCGCCTTCATCGGCGGGAGCCTGGTGCCCCATGGCGGGCAAAATCCTCTGGAGGCGGCGCGGTTGGGCTGCCCCATGATTTTCGGCCCGCATATGGAGAATTTCCAGGAGGCCAGCGGCGGCCTGCTCGCGGCTGGCGGCGCCCGCCAGGTGCAGGATGCGGCCGCGCTGGCGGCGACCATGGCGGATATGCTAACCCATCCCGACGCGTCGGCTGCCATGGCCCGTGCCGCCGGCGCCTGGGTTTCCAGCGCTTCCGACCTGCCGGGCCGGATGGCGGAAGCGCTGCTGGCCCTGGTTGGACCGGATGGCGCCGTGGAGAAGGCTTGA
- the lpxK gene encoding tetraacyldisaccharide 4'-kinase, which yields MRAPDFWGRRGGIAPLLLSPVAAIYAAATARRMTRPGWQAPVPVICCGGATAGGAGKTTLAMDIGSRIQARGTAAHFLLRGYGGSVKGPVQVQPGRHDSEAVGDEALLLAALAPTWVSADRAAGAQRAVAEGAGAIVMDDGLQNPTLAKTLTLLTIDGGYGFGNGHVIPAGPLRESVAAAAARCDAAVLIGGDDTGALALLPADLPVLRGDLVPGPEITELAGENVFAFCGIANPRKFFTTLRLGGAVVAGTESFADHYPFDAGDIRALLAQAEGLGAIPVTTRKDWVRIPPEFQSSVRVVSVTLRWDDPAQIEALLDRALGARPA from the coding sequence ATCAGAGCGCCCGATTTCTGGGGTCGCCGTGGGGGAATTGCGCCCCTGCTGCTCTCACCCGTGGCTGCCATCTATGCGGCGGCAACGGCCCGGCGCATGACGCGGCCCGGCTGGCAGGCCCCCGTGCCGGTGATCTGTTGCGGTGGCGCCACGGCAGGGGGCGCGGGCAAGACCACACTGGCCATGGATATCGGCAGCCGCATCCAGGCGCGCGGGACCGCCGCGCATTTCCTGCTGCGGGGCTATGGCGGCTCGGTGAAGGGGCCGGTCCAGGTGCAACCAGGCCGGCACGACAGTGAGGCCGTGGGCGATGAAGCGCTGCTGCTGGCGGCCCTGGCCCCCACCTGGGTCAGTGCGGACCGTGCCGCCGGCGCCCAGCGTGCCGTGGCGGAAGGGGCTGGCGCCATCGTCATGGATGATGGCCTGCAGAACCCCACCCTGGCCAAGACGCTCACTCTGCTGACGATTGATGGCGGCTATGGCTTCGGCAATGGCCATGTCATCCCGGCCGGCCCGCTGCGCGAGAGCGTGGCTGCCGCCGCCGCCCGCTGCGACGCGGCGGTGCTGATCGGCGGCGACGACACCGGGGCGCTCGCTCTCTTGCCTGCTGACTTGCCGGTGCTGCGCGGGGACCTCGTCCCCGGCCCTGAAATCACCGAGCTGGCGGGGGAGAATGTCTTTGCGTTCTGCGGCATCGCCAATCCGCGCAAGTTCTTCACCACGCTGCGGCTGGGCGGTGCGGTGGTTGCGGGCACGGAGAGCTTCGCCGACCACTACCCCTTCGATGCCGGCGATATCCGTGCCTTGCTGGCCCAGGCCGAGGGGCTGGGCGCCATTCCGGTGACCACGCGAAAGGACTGGGTGCGCATTCCCCCCGAATTCCAGAGCAGCGTGCGGGTGGTGAGCGTGACCCTGCGTTGGGATGACCCAGCGCAGATCGAAGCGCTGCTGGACCGCGCGCTGGGGGCGAGGCCCGCCTGA
- a CDS encoding CHAP domain-containing protein, whose protein sequence is MTLFTLLAMAGCGTSRMPRPQGVPQAGANLELSCVPYARARSGIELRGDAWQWWDAAAGRYTRARRPAPGSVIVMARTSRLPSGHVAVVSRVVSAREIRVDHANWASGSARGRVAQDQPVLDVSPGNDWTQIRVWYPRINDYGNTVFAAHGFILPRMDYAAR, encoded by the coding sequence TTGACGCTGTTCACGCTGCTGGCAATGGCCGGCTGCGGCACCTCCCGCATGCCCAGGCCACAGGGCGTTCCCCAGGCGGGTGCCAACCTCGAACTCTCCTGCGTGCCCTATGCCCGCGCCCGCTCGGGCATCGAGTTGCGGGGAGATGCCTGGCAGTGGTGGGATGCGGCGGCCGGGCGTTACACCCGCGCCCGGCGGCCCGCGCCCGGCAGCGTGATCGTCATGGCGCGCACCTCACGCCTGCCCTCGGGCCATGTCGCGGTTGTCTCGCGCGTGGTGTCGGCGCGTGAGATTCGGGTGGATCACGCGAATTGGGCAAGTGGTTCGGCCCGCGGGCGCGTGGCGCAGGACCAGCCGGTGCTGGATGTCTCACCCGGCAATGACTGGACGCAGATTCGCGTCTGGTATCCGCGCATCAATGACTACGGCAATACGGTCTTTGCCGCGCATGGCTTCATCCTGCCGCGAATGGACTACGCCGCGCGATAG
- a CDS encoding YjbF family lipoprotein produces MRAFLLMTLLALAGCDIPPPLARFLPNGEPNRLAIAEAESAEAEEDAGEVLRLALGRRRATATLIQQQGTRRMWRAPGGVIVATDGARVVGTAGLPQMVMATRFDGVDPLTDPRALLARSAEARRLVDISGARRDPASMRFGVSFDCRLRGAETEDGFILIEERCRVPGFSPVVNRFWADRETGAVGYAEQWIGPGLGALALDFEPGQ; encoded by the coding sequence ATGCGTGCATTCCTCCTGATGACCCTCCTGGCCCTCGCCGGCTGCGATATCCCGCCCCCCCTGGCCCGCTTCCTGCCGAATGGCGAGCCGAACCGCCTCGCCATCGCCGAGGCTGAAAGCGCCGAGGCCGAGGAAGATGCGGGGGAGGTGCTTCGCCTTGCCCTTGGCCGGCGGCGCGCCACGGCCACCTTGATCCAGCAGCAGGGCACGCGGCGCATGTGGCGCGCGCCGGGCGGGGTGATTGTGGCCACGGATGGCGCGCGCGTGGTCGGCACGGCGGGGCTGCCGCAAATGGTCATGGCGACGCGCTTCGACGGCGTGGACCCGCTGACCGACCCGCGCGCGCTGCTGGCCCGCAGCGCCGAGGCGCGGCGCCTTGTGGATATCTCAGGCGCGCGGCGCGATCCGGCGAGCATGCGCTTCGGCGTCTCCTTTGATTGCCGCCTGCGCGGCGCCGAGACGGAGGATGGCTTCATCCTGATCGAGGAGCGTTGCCGGGTGCCGGGCTTTTCGCCCGTGGTGAACCGCTTCTGGGCGGATCGGGAGACCGGCGCCGTGGGCTATGCGGAGCAATGGATCGGCCCGGGCCTTGGCGCCCTCGCGCTGGATTTCGAACCGGGCCAGTGA